TCACGACCAAATGACTGCCTTTGATCAAGCGCAGACTATGCTCTTGCGTTTGACCTAATTGTTCATGCAATACCTGCGCCACCCATGGTCCGGCGGCATTCACCAAGGCACGCGCCTGCACCTGCTGCAGCGCACCTGCGGTGTCGCCGCCGGTGGAGCGCAAGCTGGCTTGCCATAGGCCGCCGCTGCGCTGCGCGCTTTCCAGCCGGGTTCGGGTCAGAATCACGGCACCGCGCTCGCGCGCATCTTGGGCATTGGCAACCACCAAACGGGCATCGTCGACCCAGGCGTCAGAATAGAGAAAGCCACGCGTCATGCTCTTCTGTAGCGGCACGCCGACGGCATGGGTGCGCAAATTCACCCCGCTCGAAGCCGGCAGCAATTCACGCCGACTCAAGTGATCGTACAGGAACAGACCGGCGCGTATCATCCAAGCTGGCCGCAAATGCGGTACATGCGGCATGACAAAACGCAGTGGTGAAATCAAATGCGGCGCCGCGCGTAACAGCAGTTCGCGTTCGCGCAGCGCTTTGCGCACCAAGCCAAATTCGTAATATTCGAGATACCGCAGCCCACCATGGATGAGCTTGGTGCTGGCCGAGGAAGTATGGGAAGCCAGATCATCCTGTTCGCATAACAACACGCGCAGTCCGCGCCCGGCAGCGTCACGGGCGATCCCGACACCATTGATACCACCGCCGACAACCAGTAAATCATAGGGAGAATCGGCATTCATACAGCCACCGTAGCGACAGGAAAGTCAGTCATAGAGTCGATAGAGTAAAGTTTGGATTCGATCATAAATCACCAAATGAACAATTTCAAGTTCTAATTAGAACATAGTATAGTGAATATAAGCAAGATCAGTTACTATCTTCTGCCCTATTGACCAACTTCGCTATGCCGCCCATGGATCGTTTGCACCTGCCATCGCCCCTCAACACCACCCTCAATGTGCGTCAGAAGGAATTGCTGACGGCCATTCAGCGCGCCGGCTTTGCCACGGTCGAACAGTTGTCCGCGCAGTTCCGCGTCACGCCGCAGACGATACGGCGCGACATCAAGCTTTTGACTGACGACAATTTACTGCGGCGCTTTCACGGCGGCGTTGGGCTGTACTCTAATGCAGAAAATTCCGCCTACCCGGCGCGTCAAGGTTTTTTCCCGGAACAAAAACGCCGCATCGCCGCTTTGCTGGCACAGCATATTCCGGACGGCGCGAGTCTGTTCATCAACTTAGGGACCACGACCGAAGAAGTGGCACGGGCGCTGGCGCAGCATCGCAATCTGCGCGTCATTACCAACAACATGCATGTTGCTTCCATCATGAGTAATTATGCGGGGATAGAAGTGATTGTTACTGGCGGCATCATGCGCGCGCGTGACGGCGGCCTGACCGGTGAGGCGGCGATCGATTTCATCAACCGGTTTCAGGTTGATTTCGGCATCATTGGTATTTCCGGGATAGAAAATGATGGTACGCTGCGCGAATTTGATTACCGCGAAGTGCGGGTGTCGGAAGCGATTATCAAACATTCGCGCACCGTCTTTCTGGCCGCCGACCATTCCAAATTCGACCGCCCGGCGCTAGTACGGCTGGGCCACTTGGCACAGATTGACAGTCTGTTTACCGATCGCGAGCCGCCCGAGGCCTTGCGCGCCACGCTCAACACTGTCAGCACACGGGTGCTGGTGGCTAAATAGAACGGTGCTGCGCGCTCAGACTGGATAAATTAAAGGTGTACTCGCTTCTGCCGCTGGCACGCCGAGTGATGCTTGCGCGACTTCGTTGAGCAACCACAGCCGAAACGCCCTGACCTCGGGTTTTTCCAAGGCTTGCTCAACGTAGACCAAGTGGTAAGAGACCGGACTGGGAATGTCGACATCAAACAGGCGCACCAACTGCCCGCTCTCGATATCCGACTGCACGATGGCGTGACGGCCGAGCGCAATACCCTGACCATCGACCGCCGCGCGCGCCAAGATCGAGGCGTCTTGAAACACCAAGCCATGGGTCGGCTCTTTATTATTCAGACCGGCGGCGCGAAACCAAGGCTCCCACGGTTCTTCTTCACATCGCAATAAATTCGATGCCGCCAATTCGGCCGGGGTGGTCGGCAAGCGGCCGCCCTGATAACGCGGGCTGACGACTGGATAGTAATAGTCACCCATCAAAAACTCACTGACTAAACCCGGATAATTACCAAAACCGAAACGTATGCCGATATCGATAGACTCGCGCGAAAAGTCGACCAGATGATTACTCGAATGCAGGCTGACTTCGAGACCAGGATGGTGCTCAATGAAACGCCCCAAACGCGGCGACAGCCAGCGTGCCGCAAACGAGGGCAAAGAGGTAATGCCGAGGCGCTTTTGCTGATGCCAGCGCTGTAGCTGCTCAGTCGCTTCAACCAAACTGTGCAAAGCCATGCGAATGGCATGGGCATACCGCTCGCCGGCGCTGTTGAGGGCGATGCGTTTGCCATGGCGAGTGAAGAGTTCAACGCCGAGTTCTTCTTCCAGCGCCCGTACCTGATGGCTGACCGCTCCATGGGTGAGGTGAATTTCCTCGGCCGCACGAGAAAAATTCTGATGCCTGGCGGCGGCTTCGAAAGCACGCAAGGCCGCCAAGTTAGGCAGTTTCCTGATATCCATTTTGCATATATCCGTCATCAAAAAAACGCATAATAATGTGAATTAAATGCGCAAGCAAAGCAAAAATTACTCGTTTTGCATATTGCGTAGCAACTACTACAATAAGCACATCGTAACAGCAAATTAGATTTTTCCCTTGAAAATCAATGGCTGTTACCAAGCATCACGATATATTCATTTGATGCTTCCACATAATGAGGTAATCAGAAATGACAAATAATTTCACAAACCAATCGCACACAATCAGTGCTGGAAAAACGGTTTCCTACGTCAGTGACGAAGCAAAACAAATTCAGATCGCCTGTGGTCGCGTTTGGCTGACCATAGCTGGCTACGATGAAGACTACTGGCTCGCTGCCGGTGAATCGATGAACTTGCCGGCTGGCCGCCTGATTGTTATCGAAGCCGATCAGCAAGCCAGCTTGGTGGAACTCAGCGGCGCGGCGCAGCGTCAAACGACCGCGCCCACGGCTGGCTACTTCCAAAAACTCACCCAGCGCTTCAACGCGGCACTGGCTTAAAGCCTGAGTTTCCGACACCGCTGCTGCCAAGGACGCTGCCGCCGCGCAGAAGTTCGCGGCAGCGGCGCTGGCAATGTTACACTAGCGGCTTATGCCAGACGCCTCCTCTACCACTCCCCTGATACGCCGCCGCGGCATTGAGCCGTATGCGACCACCTTCGACGCCATGCGCGCATTTACCGATGCCCGTACGGCGACGACAGCGAACGAATTTTGGATCGTTGAACACCCTCCGGTTTTCACGCTCGGACTCGGTGCCGACCACAGCCACGTGCTCGCTCCCCATGAGATACCGGTGATCGCCACCGACCGCGGTGGTGAAGTCACCTACCACGGGCCGGGCCAAGTGGTGATCTACTTAATGATGGATCTGCGCCGCAGCCATCCGAAAGCCCGTTTATTCGCGCGCGAATTCGTGCATAAAATAGAACAAGCGGTGATCGACACCTTGGCAGCGTATAATCTGGCCGGCAACCGCAAAGACGGTGCGCCCGGTATTTACGTCAGCACTGGTGCATGGCAGGGTGCGAAAATTGCCGCACTTGGGCTGAAAGTACGCGGCAACGGCTGCACTTACCATGGCGTGTCGCTCAATGTCGACATGGATCTGACACCGTTTTCCTGGATTAACCCGTGTGGCTATGCCGGACTGGCGACGGTCGATATGCGTACCCTGGGCGTGACGGCGAGCTTGGCCGCAGTCCAGACCGCGCTATCTGAGCATTTGCAACTCCTTTTGACTGCCTCCTGATTTTTTTCGACACCGCTTCATATCATGACAACCGAAAATACTCCTGTTCTGCCCCCTGCTGTATCGACCGATGTCGCTGCAGCCGCTTACGATCCGACTGAAAAACAAAAAGGCGCCAGCAAAACCGCGCGTATTCCAATCAAGATCGTGCCGATGGAGCGCTTGCCCAAGCCGGACTGGATACGTGTCAAGGCCGGTTCACCGACCACGCGTTTCTATGAAATCAAAGATATTTTGCGCGCCAATAAACTCGTGACAGTCTGTGAAGAAGCTTCGTGCCCGAATATTGGCGAATGCTTCGGCAAAGGTACTGCGACCTTCATGATCATGGGTGACAAATGTACGCGCCGCTGCCCCTTCTGCGACGTCGGCCACGGCCGTCCTGATCCGCTTGACGCCGATGAACCGGCTAATTTGGCCAAGACCATCGCCGACTTGCGTCTCAGTTATGTCGTCATCACCTCGGTCGACCGCGACGATTTACGTGACGGTGGTGCCGCCCACTTCGCCGAGTGCATCAGCAAAATCCGTGAACTCTCGCCGAGCACGCGCATAGAAATTCTCACGCCTGACTTCCGTGGCCGCATGGACCGTGCGCTGGAAATTCTCAATCTGGCACCGCCCGATGTGATGAACCATAATCTCGAAACCGCGCCGCGCCTGTACAAAGAAGCGCGCCCAGGATCCGATTATGAATACTCGCTCAACTTACTCAAACGCTTCAAAGAAATGCACCCGAACACGCCGACTAAATCCGGCATCATGGTCGGCTTGGGTGAAACCGATGAAGAAGTCTTGCAAGTCATGCGCGATATGCGCGCGCACAACGTCGACATGCTGACGATAGGCCAGTATCTGTCACCGAGCGGCCACCATTTGCCGGTACGCCGCTATGTTCATCCGGATGTCTTCAAAATGTATGAAGAAGAAGCCTACAAAATGGGCTTTGCCCACGCTGCCGTCGGCGCCATGGTGCGATCGAGCTACCATGCTGATCAGCAGGCGCATGGGATAGCTTGATCAAAAATCTGACCGGGGTTTGAAACCCCGGCCTTCAGAGGCTATCGCAAAAGCCTGATGGACGCTTTTTATATCTGAAACACCGCATACCTCGTCATTCCCGTATGCCACAGCCTCGTCATTCCCGCGTGTTTTTGGCGGGAATCCAGTGGCACGACCGTGCCTTCAGGGTGAACAAGTCAATCACGGATACATTTTTTCCGCTGCAAAATGAGGATACCCGCTGGGCATCCGACGCACAGAGATAACAGGCGCTGACGCGGCAATGACGAATTGGGCGATTAGCGCAATGCGCAATTGACCTGATTTGCGGGTAACGATCAGCATGCCTGTGGCAGAAATCTCGTGTCGTTTGGCTTCATGCCCAAGCTGGTGTCCATCGCTGCATCGGATGAAGCAAACTTGTATCGTCAATAAGTAAACACGATACACTATCCAATCCGCGCAGTTACTCCATCTTGATTGCTCGACGCCATAACGCGCGATGCGCGTCGCATCGAATCTGTACGCAGCAAACACACTAGGAATACCTGATGGCCGTTACCGAAGAACGCATAGCACTGTTGGAACAGCGCTTGGATCGTATTGAACAATTACTGCGCCTGCAGTTGCAATCCAATACAGGTCCCGCGACGTCGCCGGAAGCGGCGACGCTGGCATCAACGCTGAGCTCACAATCATCGGCGGCGCAGCGCCACGTCAAGCCACGGCCAGTCAGTAACAATGCGCCGCCATCTCATCCAGTGACGGTCACCCAAGTGCTCGGCTGGACTGGTGCGACCGCCTTGGTGCTGGCCGCCGTATTTTTGATTCGTCTGGTGCTCGATGCCGGGTGGTTGACACCGGAGCGCCAAATTGGTTTGGCCTTGATTGGCAGTTTTGCTTTGATTGCAGTTGGCCTGCGATTGCGCAAGATTGATTTGGAGTATGCCAGCCTGCTGCCTGCCGCTGGCGTCGTCGTGCTGTTTTCTGCGGTGTACGGCGCGCATCTTTACTATCATCTCATTGGTGCCACTGTCGCGACCAACGCGGTGATCGCCATCTGCCTGTTCACGCTGTGGCTTGGGCGTCAGTTTGACAATGAAATGTACGCGCTGTTTGCCGTGATTGGTTCTTACTCCGCCCCGTTGCTATTGCCCACCCTAGGCGATTCGGTGACCGATTTAATCGTCTATTTTTCGGGATGGAGTGTCGTGTATTGCGCGCATTCGGCTTGGATCGGCAATCGCCGCCCCTATTTACTGGCCGGATATATGGCCTTCATCGGATTTCATATTGCAGCTGCCGGATTGACTGCGAACTCATGGAGCAGCCTGTTCGCTTTTCAAACGATACAATTTTTGATTTTTGTTTGTGGCACCCTTGCTTTTTCCATCCATCAAAAACGAGCAATGGCCGCCGCCGAGGCGATCGCCCACTTACCATTATTACTGATCTTTTATTTCTTGCAATATGCGCTACTGCACGAACACGTGCCGACAATTGCCCCCTGGATCGCGCTAGCCAGCGCAGCCGTATTGCTCTTGGCCCACTTGGTCGCGCGCAGAGTCATAAAACAAGCCACTGCCGCGAGCAATGTCTTGGTTGGCACTTACGTTTCTCTGGTTCTGTTTCATGCCGGCTACATTGAATTAGTGCCTGATGAACTGGGGCCTTGGGTCGCGCTGTTGATACTGCCAGCATTTGCCTTATTTACGCGCTGGAACAAGGACGAATCAGCGGCCCTGTTGCCGTATAAAGTACTGATCGGCGTCATCTTCGCCATCAATTTTTTGCGCGTGATTGAAGCGAGTTCACTCGAACATGTCGCCGGCAATCAGGTGCTCGCCCTGCTCTACGCCGCCGAGCTTTACGTTGCCTATGCCCTCTCGCGAGGCGTCAAGGCAATTGCAAACTTGTCTTCCTTCGCATTGTTCGCGGCGCACATCGCTTTGCTCGCTGCGGCGACCAGAATCTTGGACGGACGCCTGCAAGTATCGCTCGCCTGGAGTGCGATTGCGTTTATCTGCTTAGCGCTCGCATTCAGCCGTCGCGACAAATTGCTTGGTCAGTCTTCGCTGCTGATCTTTGCTGCTTCTTGCGCGAAGGTCATGCTATTCGATCTTTCCAGCGCAAGCCCCTTGCTGCGTATCGGCTCCCTGCTTATCCTCGGTGGCACGCTTTACGTGGGCGGCTGGATGTATAAGAAGGTCGATGCGCTTGGCAACAGCGTGGGTGACATTGTTTCAGCCGAGCGGCCTTAACCAAGTATCTGCCGCGTCCGCCACGGCTGCGCCGGTGCTGCTGCCGATACCAAGGCCGCCGCATTGGCAGCACCGATGTGAAACACGGCCACCACTTGACTCAAGCTGCCAGCCTCTGTTTCGAGCGCTGCCGCGGCGGCGGCGGCTTGCTCTACCAGCGCCGCATTTTGCTGCGTGACTTCATCCATCTGGGTGATGGCTTGATTAATTTGTTCTATTCCGGAACTCTGCTCATGATTGGCGGCGCTGATTTCGGCCATGATATCGGTCACACTTTGGATGCTACTGACCACCGACTGCATGGTCTGGCCAGCCTGACTCACCAAGCGTGATCCTACCTCCACTTTTTCCACCGAATCGTCGATCAAAGTTTTAATTTCCTTGGCTGCCAGCGCCGAGCGCTGCGCCAAATTACGCACTTCCGCTGCCACCACCGCGAACCCACGCCCCTGCTCGCCAGCGCGCGCCGCTTCGACTGCCGCATTGAGTGCCAAGATATTGGTTTGAAACGCGATGCCCTCGATGACACTGATGATGTCGACAATTTTTCTCGATGAGGTATGGATGCCTCCCATCGTATCAACGACCTGCGCGACCACCACCCCACCCTGTGCCGCGGCGCTCGATGCGGAAATGGCCAACTGCTTGGCTTGGTGCGCATTATCGGCATTGTGTTTTACCGTGCTGGTCAACTCTTCCATCGACGAGGCGGTCTCTTCGAGCGAACTGGCTTGTTGCTCGGTACGTGAAGATAAATCCAAATTACCAGTGGCAATCTGTGACGAGGCAGTGGCAATCGCGTCCGTACCGCCACGCACTTGTTTGACGATAGCAAGCAAATTGGCGTTCATCAATTTCAAGGCATTCAACAATTGCCCGGTTTCATCGCTACGCTCGCTGGCAATTTGCAGTGACAGGTCGCCTGCCGCAATGGTTTCGGCTACCCGTACAGCAATAGTGATGGGGCCGACGATGGCACGCGTGCTGAAGTAAGCAATCAAGACGCCCAAGATCAGTGCGAGACTACTCAAAGCGAGTGTCAGAGTGAGCGCTTGTCGATATACCTGTTCAGCCAAGGCAATATCTGTTTTATTTTTTTCTTTTTGCAAATCAATGAATTCATCCAATCTGGCCAATCTGATGGCATTCATGGGCACCACCTCCTTGAGTAAGACGTCGATGGCGGCGCCTTTATTCGTCTTTACCAAATCAATATAGTGGTTATTAATGTCACGCGCACGCTTGCGGTTGGCATCGATTTTAGCCAGCATCGCTTGATCGGCTTGATCCAGCGGCAATTGCCGTAAGTGTTCGGTGGCGCCATCGTATTTCACCCTGGCATCGAGCAAAATCTTGTTTTCCGCCGCAATCTGCGTGTCGGTCGACAACAGCGCCAGCGTCCGCAATATCCGCGAAACGACATTCAGTGAGCCAGACATATCGTTGAGTAAATTCATCTTTTGCACATTGACATCGACGATACGGTGCAAGGCTTGGTTGGAGCGCGCCATCCCGTTCAAACCCAAGGCAGCTATACTCAATAACAAGAACAGCAGGATGGCATAACCGATGCCGAGGCGAGCACCGATTTTCAGATTTCTTGTGTTCATATTCAACCTTGGTTAACTGCATCTAGAGTATGCCCAATTTTGCAAGTAAAGCAGGCGGGTCTGCGCGTCACGAAGCAATGTGCGCTTGTTCACTTTAAATGAACCCATTTCTGAATTTGTAAGAAATGTTGATATTGTGACCATTGTTCATCATCTGAATCGACAATGTCGGAAATTAGAAACACCGGAGCAAGGCATAAAAAAACCGACACGCTTTGGTGTCGGTTCTGAGGCAGCTGTCGCCATTACGAACAAGGCGCAGATATCGGCATTGCGCCCAGGAAGCGCGAACTTCAGCGCGCAACTGAGGAAGCTTTCCTGGTGCCAAAATTGCCCATGTATAGGTATAGCCTTCTGGGTAGGCAAGCTCGTCCGCTGGGTCTTTGGGTGGAGAAAAATTAACGCTCAGAACAGCCGAACAATCTCCCGGCAGCGAATATGACCGCGCTAAAGATTCAAGCGCTTTGCCGCTCTGTGCGTCCCAAACCATCTGCGCGAGCTTATTTCAGTTATCAGATTGAGGATAAGCTTTCGACTCCCAGGAGCCTGAGCGACAAAACGGAATCGAGCCTCGAAAGAGGCCCGATTACATCAGCTCGACAAATTTCACATTTCAACAGATTAAGCGAGCGCATGAGCGCTCAGTTGCCGCTTGCAAAGCAGCGCCCACCATCAGGCCGCCCTGCAATTACTGCACGAGCACGGTTTTCAACAAACTGTTCAAACCATCACTGACTGAGATCTGCAGCGTATCGCCAGCCGCGGCAGTGCTCAGGTCAAGGTTCAGATTGCCACCGACGGCATTCATCGCCAGCGCTTGACGGCTGCCGCCCTTGCTCATCAACATCACGCTTAGCCACGGATAACGCGTATTGTTCCAACTGACTTGCAATTGCTTGCCGACTTGTTTGATGTCGGCCAGCTCAGGGCGCGCGGCTGCGGACAAGGCACTCACACCCATGTTGCGCACGCTTGGGGCCGGCAGCATGCCGGTAGCGAGCGGCTGCGCATCCTTTTGCACCATGATGCTGACGATGCCTGAAATCGCCGGCATCACAAGGTTAAAATGCAGCTCCGCCAGGTGATCGACTTCTTGTACTTGGAAGCTGCGGTAAGTGGTCTTGCCATCGTTACTGACTATGCGCAATTGGTAACGGCCGCCTTCCGGCGCATCAACATACGTGCCAATGAGCGACTGCACCGGGTTGAGTGTGACATGGGCATCGGCAGAGATGACGCCGGAAACGAGCATCATTGGCACACTCGCAGTCTGGCTCTGCAGCGCGGCGTGGTCGGCCGCCAACACAGTTTGGTAATTGGTACGGCCACGGATGTAAAGCGCCACTTTTTGGTAACTGTACTCGGACAGCCAAGTACCACTGCAATACGCCATCAAATCGGTCAATTTTGCACCGCTGACCACGGGTGAACTCAAGAGATTACTGCCTTGATCGAACAAGGGCACATCGCTCAGTTTGGCACCGTCGGCGCCGAACCAAGGCAAAGGCAGCGTCGAGAAATAGGGATCGGTGCCGGTGGGACCACCGCAAGGCGCGTGTAACAGGCTCAGATTGTGGCCTACTTCATGCACCAGCACATTATTGAGTGAGTAAGCACCACCACGCATGTCATTGCCGATGGCTGTCAAGCCGGGCACGTAACCGAGGCCGGCCGTGCCATTGGCGGCAACCGCAGGGATCATGCCGAAATAATGCTTCTGACTGTTTTCAGCCACGCGCAATTGGTCGACTTGACTGAGTACATTGCCGTACTGACCGGTGCCGGTCAAGGAGTCGGCGAAGCTGCCGACCGGCGTCCACGGCGCATGCACGGTGACGACCACATTACCCAGCGGCATGATGCGTTTGAAGACGGCCATGACCTGCGCATTGGTCGGCAGTGTCGCCGTGTAGGCATTGATGGTCAGTGGCACCAACATCAGATTAAGCGTATCGCTGGTATTGACATTCGGTGCCGCTGCCATGGTCTGCGCATCGGTGGTGGCGATATCGAGCACCAGACCAGGATTGACCAAGCTACCCGGTAGCGTGCCATAGCAGGTGCCGCTCAGGCTATAAGAAAGATTGACGTCACCATCGTAGAGCGGCAAGCTGGTCGGACAAGTCAGCGTGATGGCGCTACTGCTGCCGCGCACCCGCATCGACACGGCCGGCACACTGACAGGGCCGCTGGCGCTGGCATACAGATACACGCGCACCAAGGCATCGCAACCCGGCGTCAGGATTTGATACAGACTACCCGGCCGTTGCGCCAAACTTTGCGCTACTTCCACATGGGCCAGACGGGTGGCCGCGCTATTCGCCCCAACCGTCAGGCGATAGCTGGCCGGAGTAGCCGTGTATTGATCGGCCGGCAAAGCGGCCGAGATTGTCGCGTTACCAACACTCAGCGCTGTGACCGCACCACTGATGCTGTCAACGCTCGCCACCAGCGGATTACTGCTGCTGTAACGCACGGCTTTGGTAGGCAAAGTCACACCGGCCAAAGATTGGGCCAGTGCTACCTGTATTATATTGCCACTGACGCCGACTACGGTACTCGCATTAATATTGGCAAAACTCAGCATGGCTGGACTCAAACAATTCACATTGATGGTGACATCGACCAAGGCCGCCGGCACCCCGACCAAAGCCGAACTGACGCTACAGATCTGGCCATTGTTTGCTTGGGTCGCTATCGTCGCGCTGTAACTTCGGCCGCTCTGGGTTGGTATGAAGCTCGTTGTCACGCCGTTGCTATACAGCGACTGCAAGCCATAAACGCCGCCGCTATCATTGGCACCGTTGACACGCAGGATGATGCTGGCACCCGAAGTATTGTCAAAACCACTGACATTGAGCAAGATATTGTCAATCGCTCTGGTGGTCGCCAGCGTCGCAGTACTGGCGCTGGAGCAAACACTGGCATTACAGGCTTGCACTTGATAGCTGTGACTACTGTTCTGCGCCAAACCGGTATCAATTTTACTCAAGCTAGTCAGTGTGG
The sequence above is drawn from the Undibacterium sp. CCC3.4 genome and encodes:
- a CDS encoding methyl-accepting chemotaxis protein, whose product is MNTRNLKIGARLGIGYAILLFLLLSIAALGLNGMARSNQALHRIVDVNVQKMNLLNDMSGSLNVVSRILRTLALLSTDTQIAAENKILLDARVKYDGATEHLRQLPLDQADQAMLAKIDANRKRARDINNHYIDLVKTNKGAAIDVLLKEVVPMNAIRLARLDEFIDLQKEKNKTDIALAEQVYRQALTLTLALSSLALILGVLIAYFSTRAIVGPITIAVRVAETIAAGDLSLQIASERSDETGQLLNALKLMNANLLAIVKQVRGGTDAIATASSQIATGNLDLSSRTEQQASSLEETASSMEELTSTVKHNADNAHQAKQLAISASSAAAQGGVVVAQVVDTMGGIHTSSRKIVDIISVIEGIAFQTNILALNAAVEAARAGEQGRGFAVVAAEVRNLAQRSALAAKEIKTLIDDSVEKVEVGSRLVSQAGQTMQSVVSSIQSVTDIMAEISAANHEQSSGIEQINQAITQMDEVTQQNAALVEQAAAAAAALETEAGSLSQVVAVFHIGAANAAALVSAAAPAQPWRTRQILG
- a CDS encoding DeoR/GlpR family DNA-binding transcription regulator, yielding MDRLHLPSPLNTTLNVRQKELLTAIQRAGFATVEQLSAQFRVTPQTIRRDIKLLTDDNLLRRFHGGVGLYSNAENSAYPARQGFFPEQKRRIAALLAQHIPDGASLFINLGTTTEEVARALAQHRNLRVITNNMHVASIMSNYAGIEVIVTGGIMRARDGGLTGEAAIDFINRFQVDFGIIGISGIENDGTLREFDYREVRVSEAIIKHSRTVFLAADHSKFDRPALVRLGHLAQIDSLFTDREPPEALRATLNTVSTRVLVAK
- a CDS encoding DUF2339 domain-containing protein, whose translation is MAVTEERIALLEQRLDRIEQLLRLQLQSNTGPATSPEAATLASTLSSQSSAAQRHVKPRPVSNNAPPSHPVTVTQVLGWTGATALVLAAVFLIRLVLDAGWLTPERQIGLALIGSFALIAVGLRLRKIDLEYASLLPAAGVVVLFSAVYGAHLYYHLIGATVATNAVIAICLFTLWLGRQFDNEMYALFAVIGSYSAPLLLPTLGDSVTDLIVYFSGWSVVYCAHSAWIGNRRPYLLAGYMAFIGFHIAAAGLTANSWSSLFAFQTIQFLIFVCGTLAFSIHQKRAMAAAEAIAHLPLLLIFYFLQYALLHEHVPTIAPWIALASAAVLLLAHLVARRVIKQATAASNVLVGTYVSLVLFHAGYIELVPDELGPWVALLILPAFALFTRWNKDESAALLPYKVLIGVIFAINFLRVIEASSLEHVAGNQVLALLYAAELYVAYALSRGVKAIANLSSFALFAAHIALLAAATRILDGRLQVSLAWSAIAFICLALAFSRRDKLLGQSSLLIFAASCAKVMLFDLSSASPLLRIGSLLILGGTLYVGGWMYKKVDALGNSVGDIVSAERP
- the lipA gene encoding lipoyl synthase, coding for MTTENTPVLPPAVSTDVAAAAYDPTEKQKGASKTARIPIKIVPMERLPKPDWIRVKAGSPTTRFYEIKDILRANKLVTVCEEASCPNIGECFGKGTATFMIMGDKCTRRCPFCDVGHGRPDPLDADEPANLAKTIADLRLSYVVITSVDRDDLRDGGAAHFAECISKIRELSPSTRIEILTPDFRGRMDRALEILNLAPPDVMNHNLETAPRLYKEARPGSDYEYSLNLLKRFKEMHPNTPTKSGIMVGLGETDEEVLQVMRDMRAHNVDMLTIGQYLSPSGHHLPVRRYVHPDVFKMYEEEAYKMGFAHAAVGAMVRSSYHADQQAHGIA
- the lipB gene encoding lipoyl(octanoyl) transferase LipB, which gives rise to MPDASSTTPLIRRRGIEPYATTFDAMRAFTDARTATTANEFWIVEHPPVFTLGLGADHSHVLAPHEIPVIATDRGGEVTYHGPGQVVIYLMMDLRRSHPKARLFAREFVHKIEQAVIDTLAAYNLAGNRKDGAPGIYVSTGAWQGAKIAALGLKVRGNGCTYHGVSLNVDMDLTPFSWINPCGYAGLATVDMRTLGVTASLAAVQTALSEHLQLLLTAS
- a CDS encoding DUF2917 domain-containing protein is translated as MTNNFTNQSHTISAGKTVSYVSDEAKQIQIACGRVWLTIAGYDEDYWLAAGESMNLPAGRLIVIEADQQASLVELSGAAQRQTTAPTAGYFQKLTQRFNAALA
- the gcvA gene encoding transcriptional regulator GcvA, producing the protein MDIRKLPNLAALRAFEAAARHQNFSRAAEEIHLTHGAVSHQVRALEEELGVELFTRHGKRIALNSAGERYAHAIRMALHSLVEATEQLQRWHQQKRLGITSLPSFAARWLSPRLGRFIEHHPGLEVSLHSSNHLVDFSRESIDIGIRFGFGNYPGLVSEFLMGDYYYPVVSPRYQGGRLPTTPAELAASNLLRCEEEPWEPWFRAAGLNNKEPTHGLVFQDASILARAAVDGQGIALGRHAIVQSDIESGQLVRLFDVDIPSPVSYHLVYVEQALEKPEVRAFRLWLLNEVAQASLGVPAAEASTPLIYPV
- a CDS encoding Ig-like domain-containing protein; this encodes MKFKRTILCLLSTMSLLLAGCGGGGGSTSSTSSTSSTSSSPTAASPPAAVSSVALQASSDTSVNLSWPIAAGASYYEVWRSNGGGTFALLGHVSLTGYTDSGLSAASTYTYRVVACSSSACASGYEISATTKASTSLAIPAQPAMPTTSAIASEQISLAWAAVDGAAYYQLQRSTWVVGNGAQISALSYIDSGLTAATSYSYQVRACNASGCSGWSAAAAFVTLTLPVVPPVVPPVVPPVVPPVVPPAVPAAATAVVVNSSSITVSWASVTGALRYVLTRDGIDIGGTTLTSLSKIDTGLAQNSSHSYQVQACNASVCSSASTATLATTRAIDNILLNVSGFDNTSGASIILRVNGANDSGGVYGLQSLYSNGVTTSFIPTQSGRSYSATIATQANNGQICSVSSALVGVPAALVDVTINVNCLSPAMLSFANINASTVVGVSGNIIQVALAQSLAGVTLPTKAVRYSSSNPLVASVDSISGAVTALSVGNATISAALPADQYTATPASYRLTVGANSAATRLAHVEVAQSLAQRPGSLYQILTPGCDALVRVYLYASASGPVSVPAVSMRVRGSSSAITLTCPTSLPLYDGDVNLSYSLSGTCYGTLPGSLVNPGLVLDIATTDAQTMAAAPNVNTSDTLNLMLVPLTINAYTATLPTNAQVMAVFKRIMPLGNVVVTVHAPWTPVGSFADSLTGTGQYGNVLSQVDQLRVAENSQKHYFGMIPAVAANGTAGLGYVPGLTAIGNDMRGGAYSLNNVLVHEVGHNLSLLHAPCGGPTGTDPYFSTLPLPWFGADGAKLSDVPLFDQGSNLLSSPVVSGAKLTDLMAYCSGTWLSEYSYQKVALYIRGRTNYQTVLAADHAALQSQTASVPMMLVSGVISADAHVTLNPVQSLIGTYVDAPEGGRYQLRIVSNDGKTTYRSFQVQEVDHLAELHFNLVMPAISGIVSIMVQKDAQPLATGMLPAPSVRNMGVSALSAAARPELADIKQVGKQLQVSWNNTRYPWLSVMLMSKGGSRQALAMNAVGGNLNLDLSTAAAGDTLQISVSDGLNSLLKTVLVQ